The DNA segment TTGTTCAATCAAGTTCAAGAAATGTCTTTTGAGGAGCAATTGCAAGTTCAGCGCGATTTAGTAGCTCGGAAAAATTCTCAGATTAGTCGACAATATGGTTCATTGAGTGATACAACTAAACTGCTGTTTTGGTATCTGCTAGCTCAAGGAATGTCAAACTCCGTTATTATCCCCTTACCAGAAGATTATCAACTTTCTTCCCAGTCAGAAGAGCTATTCCAGCAAATCAAAAATTTAGAATTTTCCCAACAAATTACTTTATTTCGCGATATTGTTGGTCCTATGGGCACCGATCCCAATCCTGTTTCTAATAATAAAGAAACAACTCTGTAGTACTTATAGCGATAACTAAATTAATAGCGAGAGAATGGAGTAATGTCTATTTTCTCGCTGTTGATTTTGTGACGTACCCATCGCGAAGAGCGCGAGGGACTTCTTTTGGAAGAGAGTTAAAAAATAAAGGAGATAAGATTACTTGCTTTTTAGTTTTCTCGTTACTCTTTTAGAAAGTGTTATTCTTTGCTAAACCACTTTCCTAAAATTTGAGGAAAAGACTTTTGGCTTGCTAAAAAAACATGAGCGCAATTACGTCCTGGCATTCCCGAAATCGCTCCTCCTGGATGAGTTCCCGCACCTGTCAAAAATAGTCCTTCAATGGGTGTTTTATAGTTAGCTATCTCTGGTAAAGGACGGAAAACCACCATTTGTTCTAGAGTCATATCAACATGATAATAGTTTCCTTGATAAGCTCCTAAACGTTCTCCGAGTTCAGCAGGACTTTCAACCTGACGAGCAATCATTGCTTTTTTTAGATTGGGTGCGTAATCGGCTAGCTTATCTAAAACGCGATCAGCTACCTTATTTTTAAGGTCATCTGTCCAACCTGTGCCCTTTAAACCTGTACCTTCCATTCCTGCAACTTGATAGGGAGCAAAAAATTCAATCCAAAGAGTATGTTGACCATCGGGAGCCATCGTTGGATCGAGCATGGTTGGCTGCACAAGGTATATTGAAGGATCTGCGTCTGGAATTTTGCCGATGTTTGGTTCTTGGTGAGCAATTTCAACCTGTTTCATAGAATCAGCAATTAAAACAGAGCCGATTAAATATTCGTCACGATGAGCATGATGTTCAAAGCGTAAAGGTTCGGACAGGGCGCAATCTATTTTAAGAATTGTTTCATTATTATTGACAATTCTGCGTTCTAGTCTTTCTCTTAATTTCGGATCTGCTGAATCAACATCGGCAGAATCCATCAATTGTAAGAACAAGCGTTTAGCATCAATATTGGAAATAACCCCTTTTTTAGCTCTATATTCTTGTCCATTTGCTACTTGCACACCAACTGCACGACCGTTATCCACTAAGATTTGTTTGACCGTCTGATCAGTCAGAACAACACCGCCATGAGCCTTGACGAGTGTTAAAAGGGCATTAATGAGTGCTCCTGTACCGCCTTGAGGTCTAGCCATGCCCGGATGATGACGCATCGACATCATCATTGCTCCAATAGCTAAGTTTTTTTGTGAGGGAGGTGCACCCAATTCAGAAGCCAATCTAGCTAAAGGTGCTTTAATCACTTCACTATCAAACCACTCAGTAAGCAGATCTTCAGCACTAGTGAGCATAGTTCGCACTAGATCTAATGTTCCATTGGGGCTACCTAATACAGAAAATAGATCTTTTACTTGTTTAAGGTCATAATTTCCCAGAATATCAAGCACAGACTGAGGAGGCGCATTAAACACGGGTACGATAGCGTTAATGAAGCGTTGCCAAAAGTTAATAAATTCTCCATATTTTTTCGCATCTCTCAGGTTAAAGCGCTCAATCTCAGCACAGGTTTTTTCAATTGAACGATGTGCTAAAAAAAACTGACCATCAGGATGAGGACAGAAGACAACCGGATCGCAGAATAAGTATTTTAGTCCGTATTTATGTAATTTAAGTTCTTCAACAACTGGACTGAGATGGATAAATTCATGATCGATCGCACAACGATTGAAGCGAAAACCAGGGGCTTCTTCGGGCATTAATTCTTCTGTTGTCGCCGCACCTCCTGGAACGGAACGTTTTTCTAATAATAAAACGCTGTAACCTGCTTTGAGAAGATAAGCTGCACAGGTTAAGCCATTATGACCTGCACCAATGATAATAACGTCGTAGTTTGTCATAAAAGTGATCAAAAAAAGAAACTTCACTGAGGTAAATTTTTGGGCGATTCGAAATCAATGTACTCGCGCCATTTCTGAAAATCCTTTAGCATAGCCATTGATCCAGACCTCCCATACTTGATGGATGCTTATTCTGATTTAGTATGGTGTCATTTTGTTTTTGCCTCTCAGTTGTTTTACTTTAGAAATTAAAAATTAAGACTCAAGTTCTTACTAAGAGCCTTAATTCTCTAATTTCATAGATCTTAAATAAGCAAACGTTCTTTACCTCAGACCGCTCTGATGAAGAATTTCACCTTCCCTTGACAAAGATAAAGTGGAGGAAGCGATAAAAACTCCACAACGCTTACCATTTTGTTTGGTATTGTTGTACTCCTGACATCGCTCTCCTTCGGAGTACGCTACTGGACCACTGCGGTATAACTTCCAAACAATACCTGTTTAATACATTGTCATTCTATTTTACTTTTCTTAATAAATAATCTATCTGAGGTTAGAGTTTTCCTGTGTCAAAAGATGAATTATACAAACTTCAACTTATGTGCGTAGTTCATTACTCAAAAAAACTAAAAGGGCTAAAGAGAATCAAACTTTTTCCCTTTTTTTTGCCGATGTGTGAGAAAGTAAACTCAGTTACTTTTAAAGCAAGATCAAGTTATGTATAAAATATCTCTAGCAGAGTCTCAAACCTATATTCTCTCCGATGAATCAACCGCTTCTCAAGTAAAAGTAGTCCCCTCTAGAGGTGGAATCGTCACGGAGTGGATTTGGCAAAATCAGGAGATTTTTTATTTAGATAGAGAACGCTTTTTAGATCCTCAATTATCCGTTAGAGGAGGAATACCTCTACTTTTTCCTATTTGCGGTAACTTGGAAAATAACAGTTATCAACATCAGGGACAAACTTATCAACTGCAACAACACGGCTTTGCTCGCAATTTACCCTGGGAAGTAACCGCACAATCTACAGATAAAGGCGCTAGTTTGACGGTTACTCTCAAAAGCAATGAACAGACGCGTCAATCTTATCCCTTTGATTTTGAGCTAAATTTTACTTATACTCTCAAAAATAACGCCTTAGAACTGCGCTATAGTCATCTTAACCTGTCAGCAGAGCCGATGGCCTTTTCTACTGGGATTCACCCCTATTTTATCGCTCCCGATAAGCAAAAATTGAAATTTGAGATCCCCTCAACTCAATATCAAGCTAAAGGAGAACAATCTATGCAAACTTTTACCGGTGAATTTGATTTCGACCAAGATGAAATCGATATTGCTTTTAGCAACTTATCGGGTAACAAAGCTATAGTTACAGACTCAGCTCGTAATCTACAACTTACGGTAGAATACGATGAGCATTATCAAACCCTCATTTTTTGGACAGTCAAAAACAAAGACTTTTATTGTCTCGAACCCTGGAGTTCTCCACGCAATGCTCTCAATACAGGCGAAAAGCTATTAGTAGCTCAACCAGGTAAAAGCGTAGATACCCAAATCATTCTAACAGTAGCTCCGTGTTAAAGCAGTACTCATTAAAGTTAGGACAATTTAAACCCAATTGAAGGGCGACGGGGAGAGAAGGGAGAGAAGGAAGATTTTCCCTCTTATATGAAATAGATTTAAATTTGCTAAAAATAAAGGTGCTAGAGACGCTTGGGCGCTTAAGTTAGCCACTACACCCAATACCCAACCTCATTTTTAGCTTTATGATTTCCATTTGATATTACCCCTTCCCTCTTCCCCTTTCCCCTTTCCCCTGCGCGTAGCGCTATAAGACTTGTTTATACCTTGAAAAAGTGTTATACTAGGCGATTGTGTAAAACTTAGCAGTTAAAATGCCTAAACTAAAAACCCGTAAATCCGCGGCGAAACGTTTTCGCTTCACCGGCACCGGCAAAATAATTCGCCGCAGTGCTAACCGCAATCACTTGTTATCTCACAAAAGTTCTGAGCGTAAGCGTCGTCTCTGGACACTAACCCAAGTCCACGAAAATGACGAAAAAAACGTACGTTTAATGCTTCCCTATTCATCGTAAATAATTCTTAGTTTTTACAAATACCATGACCAGAGTCAAAAGAGGCAATGTAGCCCGCAAACGCCGTAAAAAGATCCTTAAACTTGCCAAAGGGTTTAGAGGATCCCATTCAAAGCTATTTCGTACAGCTAACCAGCAGGTGATGAAAGCTTTACGTAACTCTTATCGCGATCGCCGTAATCGTAAACGTGATTTTCGTCGTCTGTGGATCACTCGTATCAACGCAGCGTCTAGACAACATGGCATCAGTTACAGTCAACTAGCGGGTAAACTCAAAAAAGCCAACATCGAAATCAATCGCAAGATGTTAGCCCAACTCGCTGTACTTAACCCTGAAGCCTTTGCGAAAATTGTCCAAGAAGCTGAGCGCGCTTAAATTACCATAGATCAGGGAACAATATTCAGATCCTACTTGTTCCCGATTAACTTTTTTTTTCATTAAGGGAGGAATCAATGAGGAGTTTAAGAATCTTCCTGATAGCGCTGATGGTTACTATTCTAATTGTGAATGGGAAACAGGTATTAACAGCTCAAACTCCAGATTTAGAAACCAAAGAAAAGCTAGTCATAGCGGTAAAAGATAACTCTCGTCCCTTGGCTTTCTTGAATAATTCAGGAGAGCTTCAAGGGTTGGAAATAGATATAGCCCAAAAACTCGCTCAAGAGTTACTAGGAAATCAAGGGACGGTAACTCTAGTTCCGGTAAGTAATCAAGAACGTTTGAATCTAGTGATGGAGGGAAAAGTCGATTTAGCGATCGCTAGGATGACAGCCAACGCTTCTCGTTCTCAGTTAGTAGACTTTAGCTCTTCTTACTATTTAGATGGCACGGGGATTATTACTAAAAGCCCTTTAATTAAAAATATACAAGATTTAGCAGCAGCGAAGATCGCTCTGTTAGATGAATCCAGCACTATTCCAGTGATCAGCAATAGAATAAAGACAGCCAAATTGGTACCGGTAAACTCCTATCAGCAAGCGTATGACCTCTTAGAATCGGGAGAGGCTTTAGCCTTTGCAGCAGATCAGAGTATCTTAACTGGTTGGACACAAGAACACCCCGAATATCGACTTATCGCTCAAAGTCTTTCCGGGGAACCTCTAGCTATAGTGATGCCCAAAGGCTTACAATATGTTAGTTTACGCACCCAAGTTAACAATGCCCTCACTACTTGGCGCAACAATGGCTGGCTAAAAGACAGAGTTGATTATTGGGGTTTACCTTAAATAAGAGCATTAATTATGAATAATTCTGCCGAAATTTTACCCACAGTTTATCTATCAGTTTTATTAATCATCTTAGGGGCGATCGCAGTCTTTGTGTTGCTTCAGATTGTCAAAACGCAGCGACGGGAAACCAATTTTGCCAAACTCCAAAAAAAATTAAAAGATGGTCAAGGAACAGCTCAAGACTACTACGAACTAGGCGGTCTTTATCTAGATAAAAAACTATTTGTCCAATCTACCAGTCTTTTTGAGAAAGGCTTAAAACTCAGTAAAGTAGAGCCAGAAAATCAAGCCCTCATTTACAATGCTCTGGGCTACTCCTATTTTGCTCAAGAACAATACGATTTAGCTATTCGCAACTACAAAGAAGCATTAAAACTCTATCCAGAATACACAATCGCTCTCAATAACTTGGGTAACGCTTACGAAAAAAAACAACTCATCGCCCAAGCTTTAGAAATTTACGAACAAACTCTTGGTCACCAGCCTGAGAATAAAGTCGCTCAGCGTCGCGTGGAGTCTCTGCGCAAACGAATAGTTCCCACTCAACCGAACAAATTTTAATAGACTCTGAGAAATGTAACAAAATGCAAAGTATAATGAAAAAAAAATAATCAAAATAATTACGAAAATCAATGCGAGTAGCAATCGCCGGAGCAGGCTTAGCAGGACTATCTTGTGCTAAATATTTAGTAGATACTGGACATACCCCTATTGTCCTAGAAAGAAGAGACGTACTCGGAGGCAAAATAGCTGCTTGGAAAGACGAAGACGGAGACTGGTACGAAACAGGACTGCATATCTTCTTTGGGGCTTATCCCAATATGTTACAGTTATTCAAGGAATTACAAATAGAAGACAGGCTGCAATGGAAAGAACATTCGATGATTTTCAATCAGCCAGAAAAACCCGGAACCTATTCCCGCTTCGACTTCCCGGATCTGCCCGCACCCTGGAATGGAGTTATCGCTATTCTGCGTAATAACGATTTATTAACTTGGGAGGAAAAAATTCGCTTTGGCTTAGGTTTAATTCCCGCGATGATCAGAGGTCAAAAATACGTCGAAGCAATGGACCAATACTCCTGGTCGGAGTGGATGAAGAAACAAAATATTCCCCCAAGAGTAGAAAAAGAAGTATTCATCGCCATGTCCAAAGCCCTGAATTTTATTAACCCCAATGAAATTTCAGCTACTATCTTACTCACCGCCCTCAATCGCTTCTTGCAAGAAAAAAATGGCTCAAAAATGGCCTTCCTAGACGGCTCCCCTACGGAAAGACTGTGTGAACCCTTGGTAGAGTATATTACCGCTAGAGGTGGGGAAGTCAGATTAAATGCTCCTTTAAAAGAAATTAAACTCACCCCAGAGGGTACTGTCGAAAGCTTTCTCTTACGAAGCTTGGATGATTCTCCAGATCAAGTGTTTAGCGCCGAGCTCTATGTTTCCGCTTTGCCTGTAGACCCTCTTAAAGTTATCTTACCCCAAGCTTGGCGAGAATTAGAGTACTTTAAAAAACTAGAAGGTTTAGAAGGTGTACCGGTCATTAATTTGCATCTGTGGTTTGATCGTAAACTAACAGATATAGATCACTTGCTCTTTTCTCGGTCCGATTTACTCAGCGTTTACGCCGACATGAGTAACACTTGTAAAGCTTACGCTGATCCCCATAAATCCATGTTGGAACTAGTGCTAGCGCCCGCTCAAGCTTGGATTACTAAGTCTGATACAGAAATAATTGAGGCGACTATAGCAGAATTAAACAAGTTGTTTCCTAAACATTTTCAAGGAGAAAATCAGGCTAAACTCTTAAAGTATCACGTAGTCAAAACTCCCCGTTCTGTTTACAAAGCAACACCAGGATGCCAAGCCTACCGTCCCTCACAAAAAACACCAATACCTAATTTTTACCTAGCGGGTGACTATACCATGCAAGAATACTTAGGTAGCATGGAAGGAGCAGTATTATCTGGAAAACTAACAGCAGAGGCGATCGCCTTTGATTATCCATCCCAACTTACCCCCCCTAGCCTTGAAGCTTTAAACAAATCAATTAAAGTTGGTGTTTAAGATTAGCTCAGACAATGGGAAAATGCTATTGGACTAAGATTGATTTCTGGTCTTGATTCACAAGTGACAGTTTTTCTCCTGCCGATGAATGCTGCAATTACCTAAACCTGAACAAAAACTCAAAAAACCCCTGGCTTCTGTAACAGAAGCTTACGAATATTGTCGTCAAATCACTGCTAAGTACTCCAAAACTTTCTACTTGGGTAGCTTGTTGATGCCCAAAGAGAAACGTCGAGCAATTTGGGCGATATACGTTTGGTGTAGGCGTACCGATGAATTAGTCGATGGTCCGGATGCAAATCTAACCACGCCAGAAACTCTCGCAATCTGGGAACAAAACCTAGAATCTATCTTCGCGGGAAATCCCTTAGAAGATCCCGATGTCGCCTTGGTAGACGCCTTAGCGCGCTTTCCACAGATAGACATCGCTCCCTTTCGGGATATGATCGCAGGACAAAGAATGGATTTATACCGCAGTCGTTACGAAACCTTCGAAGAGCTATATTTGTACTGCTATAGAGTCGCAGGTACAGTGGGCTTAATGTCCAG comes from the Gloeocapsa sp. PCC 73106 genome and includes:
- the rplT gene encoding 50S ribosomal protein L20, whose translation is MTRVKRGNVARKRRKKILKLAKGFRGSHSKLFRTANQQVMKALRNSYRDRRNRKRDFRRLWITRINAASRQHGISYSQLAGKLKKANIEINRKMLAQLAVLNPEAFAKIVQEAERA
- a CDS encoding orange carotenoid protein N-terminal domain-containing protein, whose product is MTSVTSNLSNPLVEAFQKLSVDEQLALFWFIYTEMGESITPAAPGAGTASPDIAKGLFNQVQEMSFEEQLQVQRDLVARKNSQISRQYGSLSDTTKLLFWYLLAQGMSNSVIIPLPEDYQLSSQSEELFQQIKNLEFSQQITLFRDIVGPMGTDPNPVSNNKETTL
- a CDS encoding transporter substrate-binding domain-containing protein; translated protein: MRSLRIFLIALMVTILIVNGKQVLTAQTPDLETKEKLVIAVKDNSRPLAFLNNSGELQGLEIDIAQKLAQELLGNQGTVTLVPVSNQERLNLVMEGKVDLAIARMTANASRSQLVDFSSSYYLDGTGIITKSPLIKNIQDLAAAKIALLDESSTIPVISNRIKTAKLVPVNSYQQAYDLLESGEALAFAADQSILTGWTQEHPEYRLIAQSLSGEPLAIVMPKGLQYVSLRTQVNNALTTWRNNGWLKDRVDYWGLP
- the crtO gene encoding beta-carotene ketolase CrtO; its protein translation is MTNYDVIIIGAGHNGLTCAAYLLKAGYSVLLLEKRSVPGGAATTEELMPEEAPGFRFNRCAIDHEFIHLSPVVEELKLHKYGLKYLFCDPVVFCPHPDGQFFLAHRSIEKTCAEIERFNLRDAKKYGEFINFWQRFINAIVPVFNAPPQSVLDILGNYDLKQVKDLFSVLGSPNGTLDLVRTMLTSAEDLLTEWFDSEVIKAPLARLASELGAPPSQKNLAIGAMMMSMRHHPGMARPQGGTGALINALLTLVKAHGGVVLTDQTVKQILVDNGRAVGVQVANGQEYRAKKGVISNIDAKRLFLQLMDSADVDSADPKLRERLERRIVNNNETILKIDCALSEPLRFEHHAHRDEYLIGSVLIADSMKQVEIAHQEPNIGKIPDADPSIYLVQPTMLDPTMAPDGQHTLWIEFFAPYQVAGMEGTGLKGTGWTDDLKNKVADRVLDKLADYAPNLKKAMIARQVESPAELGERLGAYQGNYYHVDMTLEQMVVFRPLPEIANYKTPIEGLFLTGAGTHPGGAISGMPGRNCAHVFLASQKSFPQILGKWFSKE
- the rpmI gene encoding 50S ribosomal protein L35 encodes the protein MPKLKTRKSAAKRFRFTGTGKIIRRSANRNHLLSHKSSERKRRLWTLTQVHENDEKNVRLMLPYSS
- a CDS encoding galactose mutarotase-like enzyme; this encodes MYKISLAESQTYILSDESTASQVKVVPSRGGIVTEWIWQNQEIFYLDRERFLDPQLSVRGGIPLLFPICGNLENNSYQHQGQTYQLQQHGFARNLPWEVTAQSTDKGASLTVTLKSNEQTRQSYPFDFELNFTYTLKNNALELRYSHLNLSAEPMAFSTGIHPYFIAPDKQKLKFEIPSTQYQAKGEQSMQTFTGEFDFDQDEIDIAFSNLSGNKAIVTDSARNLQLTVEYDEHYQTLIFWTVKNKDFYCLEPWSSPRNALNTGEKLLVAQPGKSVDTQIILTVAPC
- a CDS encoding tetratricopeptide repeat protein, whose product is MNNSAEILPTVYLSVLLIILGAIAVFVLLQIVKTQRRETNFAKLQKKLKDGQGTAQDYYELGGLYLDKKLFVQSTSLFEKGLKLSKVEPENQALIYNALGYSYFAQEQYDLAIRNYKEALKLYPEYTIALNNLGNAYEKKQLIAQALEIYEQTLGHQPENKVAQRRVESLRKRIVPTQPNKF
- the pds gene encoding 15-cis-phytoene desaturase encodes the protein MRVAIAGAGLAGLSCAKYLVDTGHTPIVLERRDVLGGKIAAWKDEDGDWYETGLHIFFGAYPNMLQLFKELQIEDRLQWKEHSMIFNQPEKPGTYSRFDFPDLPAPWNGVIAILRNNDLLTWEEKIRFGLGLIPAMIRGQKYVEAMDQYSWSEWMKKQNIPPRVEKEVFIAMSKALNFINPNEISATILLTALNRFLQEKNGSKMAFLDGSPTERLCEPLVEYITARGGEVRLNAPLKEIKLTPEGTVESFLLRSLDDSPDQVFSAELYVSALPVDPLKVILPQAWRELEYFKKLEGLEGVPVINLHLWFDRKLTDIDHLLFSRSDLLSVYADMSNTCKAYADPHKSMLELVLAPAQAWITKSDTEIIEATIAELNKLFPKHFQGENQAKLLKYHVVKTPRSVYKATPGCQAYRPSQKTPIPNFYLAGDYTMQEYLGSMEGAVLSGKLTAEAIAFDYPSQLTPPSLEALNKSIKVGV